From a single Raphanus sativus cultivar WK10039 chromosome 3, ASM80110v3, whole genome shotgun sequence genomic region:
- the LOC130510145 gene encoding formin-like protein 20, translating into MSLFRPYIYKKHPDCLLEISERVYVFDSCLSNDVVMGGDEYTLYLVDVVSQLQDHFPETSSCVLVSNFGEQRSQISDVLSHYNMTVMNYPCHYKSCPLLPLEIIHHFLKLSESWLSSPSPSFGDQRNVLLLHCERGAWPLLAFMLSVLLLYRKQYQSEEKTLELVYKHAPEELLHLSSPLNPLPSQLRYLEYISRRNLDSDDWLPVDTPLLLDCLVLRDLPRFEGREGCRPVLRVYGQDPRNRSILVFSTPKTMKQTRLYQQEECNLVKLDIKCRVQGDIVLECIHLHDDLVREEMVFRIMFHTAFIRGNVLMVQRNEIDVLWDAMDQFPKEFKAEVHFSSTVPPPPMCRGTTPTPPPPPGSRGLEASPPPPLPKGAAVDLKGTQRKCGLLCPMYGPPPLPPPPPPPTMRRGASPSNTPPPPMKPGNPPPPPPPPGYRWPRVPLPPMFRLKPLYISRRPIASEWLPLDTPLLLDCLILRGLPHFEGREGFRPILRVCGQDPRAIANKSSIVLFSTPKSENHTHLYQNEECILVKLDIKCLVQGDVVLECVILHDDLVREEMIFRIMFNTESVRGNILIVQPDEMDILWDAKDQFPSEFKAEVLFSGADAMVSTTIAAALVSDDENDFDITSPEELHGIKEIFSDVIGGTASDEPSEVLDSNHKDGMHAETSKKGPTPMRRGAPIPPPPPSRRLAPPPPSGGSFP; encoded by the exons ATGTCGTTGTTCCGACCATATATCTACAAAAAGCATCCGGATTGTCTTCTAGAGATCTCAGAGCGTGTCTACG TTTTTGACAGCTGTTTATCAAACGATGTAGTCATGGGAGGAGATGAGTACACACTATACTTGGTTGACGTGGTATCACAGCTGCAGGATCATTTCCCAGAAACTTCTTCTTGTGTCTTGGTGTCTAATTTTGGAGAACAACGGAGTCAAATATCAGACGTCTTGTCTCATTACAACATGACTGTAATGAATTATCCTTGTCACTACAAGAGTTGTCCGCTTTTACCTCTTGAGATTATCCATCACTTTTTAAAATTGAGCGAAAGCTGGTtatcatcaccatcaccatcattTGGAGATCAACGGAATGTCCTGCTGTTGCATTGTGAAAGAGGTGCTTGGCCTCTTCTTGCTTTTATGTTATCAGTACTTCTATTATACAGAAAGCAGTATCAAAGCGAGGAGAAGACTCTTGAGTTGGTATATAAGCATGCTCCTGAGGAGCTTCTTCATCTGTCCTCTCCGTTAAACCCGCTTCCTTCTCAACTAAGATATCTTGAATACATTTCTAGAAGAAACTTAGACTCTGACGATTGGCTTCCTGTAGACACACCTCTTCTTTTGGATTGCTTGGTTCTCAGAGATCTCCCTCGTTTTGAAGGGAGAGAAGGTTGTAGACCAGTGTTAAGGGTTTATGGTCAAGACCCTAGAAACCGTTCCATACTTGTCTTCTCAACGCCAAAGACAATGAAACAAACTCGCCTTTACCAACAG GAAGAATGTAACCTGGTGAAATTAGATATCAAGTGCCGTGTTCAAGGGGATATTGTTCTGGAATGTATACACTTGCATGATGATTTGGTACGTGAGGAGATGGTCTTTAGAATCATGTTCCACACAGCATTTATACGTGGTAATGTTTTAATGGTCCAACGCAATGAGATAGATGTACTTTGGGATGCCATGGACCAGTTCCCAAAGGAATTTAAGGCAGAG GTACATTTTTCTAGCACAGTCCCACCTCCTCCAATGTGTAGAGGAACAACACCAACACCTCCTCCACCTCCTGGTAGTAGAGGGCTTGAGGCATCCCCACCTCCTCCACTTCCAAAAGGAGCTGCAGTTGATCTCAAGGGTACACAAAGAAAGTGTGGCCTTCTATGTCCAATGTATGGACCACCGCCGCtgccaccaccacctccacctccaactATGCGTAGAGGAGCCTCACCTTCTAatactcctcctcctcccatgAAGCCTGGAAACCCCCCACCGCCTCCTCCACCTCCTGGTTATAGATGGCCTAGGGTACCGCTACCTCCAATGTTTAGATTAAAACCTCTG TACATTTCTAGAAGACCCATAGCCTCTGAGTGGCTTCCTTTAGACACGCCTCTTCTTTTGGATTGCTTGATTCTCAGGGGTCTCCCACATTTTGAAGGGAGAGAAGGTTTCAGACCAATTTTAAGGGTTTGTGGTCAGGACCCTAGAGCCATAGCCAACAAGAGCTCCATAGTTCTCTTTTCCACTCCAAAGTCAGAGAACCACACTCATCTCTACCAAAAT GAAGAGTGCATCCTGGTGAAATTAGATATCAAGTGCCTTGTTCAAGGGGATGTTGTTCTGGAATGTGTAATCTTGCATGATGATTTGGTTCGTGAGGAGATGATCTTTAGAATCATGTTCAACACAGAATCTGTACGTGGCAATATTTTAATTGTTCAACCCGATGAAATGGATATCCTTTGGGATGCCAAGGACCAGTTCCCAAGTGAATTTAAGGCAGAG GTACTCTTTTCTGGAGCTGATGCCATGGTGTCTACTACTATCGCTGCAGCTCTAGTGTCAGATGATGAGAACGATTTTGATATTACTTCACCTGAAGAACTTCATGGGATAAAGGAGATTTTTAGCGATGTGATTGGTGGCACTGCTTCAGATGAACCCAGTGAGGTTCTTGATTCAAATCATAAAGATGGTATGCATGCAGAGACTAGCAAGAAGGGTCCTACTCCAATGCGTAGAGGAGCACCAATACCTCCTCCACCTCCTAGTCGTAGACTGGCACCGCCACCACCTTCTGGTGGATCTTTTCCATGA